A region of Paractinoplanes abujensis DNA encodes the following proteins:
- a CDS encoding glycosyltransferase, whose amino-acid sequence MPATYGFLSTYPPTQCGLATFNAALATHLANGGGSGVVRLLAKDSVSGGIELDRAAPRTVHTWHTDTPGGWQPAAGVLNRYDVAIIQHEYGIYPGDAGNEVLPLLRALTVPSIVVLHTVLSSPDPLQRQVLERIAATADAVVTMTDTARLRLTTGYDVDPRKISVIPHGAASRGAVPREDHDRPNLLTWGLLGPGKGIEWALRALALLGDLDPAPVYTVAGRTHPKVLEHFGDVYRDSLKDLAATLGVTGAVRWEDAYLEEDELSRLIRSADVVVLPYDSTEQVTSGVLIEAVAAGIPVVATEFPHAVELLADGPGLLVPHQDPEAMASAIRHALAEPGLSLGLTGLAGGPTLRWPAVAARYQSLATRLLATRTPLVASVPA is encoded by the coding sequence ATGCCCGCGACGTACGGTTTCCTGAGCACTTACCCGCCGACCCAATGCGGGTTGGCGACGTTCAATGCCGCACTGGCCACGCACCTGGCCAATGGCGGCGGCTCGGGAGTCGTCCGGCTGCTGGCCAAGGACAGCGTGAGCGGCGGAATCGAACTCGACCGGGCCGCGCCGCGAACCGTGCACACCTGGCACACCGACACCCCCGGCGGGTGGCAGCCGGCGGCCGGCGTGCTCAACCGCTACGACGTGGCGATCATCCAGCACGAGTACGGTATCTACCCCGGCGACGCCGGCAACGAGGTGCTCCCGCTGCTGCGCGCCCTGACCGTGCCCTCGATCGTCGTGCTGCACACCGTGCTCAGCTCGCCCGACCCGCTGCAGCGGCAGGTGCTCGAGCGGATCGCGGCCACCGCCGACGCGGTCGTCACGATGACCGACACCGCCCGGCTACGGCTGACCACGGGCTACGACGTCGACCCGCGCAAGATCTCGGTGATCCCGCACGGCGCGGCCAGCCGCGGCGCCGTGCCCCGCGAGGACCACGACCGCCCCAACCTGCTGACCTGGGGCCTGCTCGGGCCGGGCAAGGGCATCGAGTGGGCGCTGCGGGCCCTCGCGCTGCTGGGCGACCTCGATCCGGCGCCGGTCTACACGGTGGCCGGGCGCACCCACCCGAAGGTGCTCGAACACTTCGGCGACGTGTACCGCGACTCGCTCAAGGACCTGGCGGCCACGCTCGGGGTGACCGGCGCGGTGCGGTGGGAGGACGCGTACCTGGAGGAGGACGAGCTGTCCCGGCTGATCCGCTCGGCCGACGTGGTGGTGCTGCCCTACGACTCCACCGAACAGGTCACCTCGGGGGTGCTGATCGAGGCCGTCGCGGCGGGGATCCCGGTCGTGGCGACCGAGTTCCCGCACGCCGTGGAGCTGCTGGCCGACGGACCGGGCCTGCTCGTGCCGCATCAGGACCCGGAGGCCATGGCCTCGGCGATCCGGCACGCGCTGGCCGAGCCCGGCCTGTCGCTCGGCCTGACCGGGCTGGCCGGCGGCCCCACCCTGCGCTGGCCGGCCGTCGCCGCCCGCTACCAGTCGCTGGCCACCCGCCTGCTCGCCACCCGTACGCCCCTGGTCGCGTCGGTGCCCGCGTGA